One Drosophila kikkawai strain 14028-0561.14 chromosome 3L, DkikHiC1v2, whole genome shotgun sequence genomic window carries:
- the LOC108070551 gene encoding uncharacterized protein, producing MDLMELLHQLLLNVFDIFKIYLKFALITLVIYFLAEWYILRYGAELEAELDAHLVAGAELRQESPERPESNSTLSKVFRFVVNFFIL from the coding sequence ATGGACCTAATGGAGCTGCTGCATCAGCTTTTGCTGAACGTGTTCGACATCTTTAAGATCTACCTCAAGTTTGCCTTGATCACGCTGGTCATCTACTTCCTGGCCGAGTGGTATATCCTGCGTTATGGCGCCGAGCTGGAGGCCGAGCTGGATGCCCACCTGGTGGCCGGCGCCGAGCTGCGGCAGGAGTCCCCGGAGCGACCCGAATCGAACAGCACGCTAAGCAAGGTGTTTCGATTCGTGGTGAACTTTTTCATCCTATAA
- the mus301 gene encoding helicase POLQ-like isoform X2, with translation MMQSELPDDGLFGDTSFADTSLKLEPAGTRAAADHDQQIDLSGDADANEVFKKINLNDLSVAEMEDIFHGAEDFSEPLMQNTQLFLDAVAFKVLRTPEKLNQSSTKGDESMSFISKSVLEGIVQGTQYETCEELRNRSILDPVNWESQAFADFERDNQERDNFPSKGEFYGLPDKVKRMILEHKGIKSLYEWQDECLNLPAIRQRKNLIYALPTSGGKTLVAEILMLRELLCRERNVLFILPYVSIVQEKVSAMSPFAIDLDFIVEEYTAGKGKCPPQPRRKRRSLFIASIEKGAVLMDSLIDVQRPHEIGLVVVDELHLIGERGRGATLEAFLTKVMFLNANIQIVGMSATIGNLSEISSFLNADVYTRGFRPVELKEYIKCGSDLLEINAAGQTLDEIFVPSRSVNYPYSEAVKKADPDHLAGLISECAPEHCCLVFCPSRKNCENVALLLSRIVPKQKFFDHRRSEKIDLMDALDKMCGILSPVLAKTLPYGIAYHHSGLTTDERKYIETAYRFGVVTVICCTSTLAAGVNLPAKRVIIRAPYVGQEFMTLCKYKQMVGRAGRAGLGEAGESILIAQSKDNLQVGQMLFSPMDKALSSLDQQEAVGLQSLILSVIGLNLAECRRDLNRLVNSTLLSVQASTLEVAVDDIVLRILREMFKNKVLQVTEPLGKSKINCSEIITTQDVNQTSARPAGDRRLLIGQSTRFKLTNLGRAAFKAGIDYKRANAIHKELRHAQQQLILTNYSHLLYLIVCFNSNERGDELFPADASILFQVYTSLPPESQALFKQLGFTEAHAARLFKKQSVQGPLSLQLNRLYKVLILSDILDLLPLPNVATKYNVERGTLQHLISQSIAASSAIVRLCEELEEFWCYKPLFERILHKMDRCGTLELEPLMELPGVKINRAKQLYAAGFKSIEDLARIRPMLLVQSVEHMPLRVATEIVSAAKIILMKKLDHLEEETENLKVCLQSSSKD, from the exons ATGATGCAGAGCGAGCTGCCGGATGACGGGCTTTTTGGCGACACATCCTTCGCCGACACATCATTGAAGCTGGAACCCGCGGGTACCCGGGCTGCAGCGGACCATGATCAGCAAATTGATCTGTCCGGCGATGCGGACGCCAATGAGGTGTTTAAGAAAATCAACCTAAACGACCTGAGCGTTGCCGAAATGGAGGACATATTCCACGGAGCCGAAGACTTCAGTGAGCCGCTGATGCAAAACACGCAACTTTTCCTGGACGCAGTGGCTTTCAAGGTGCTCCGAACGCCGGAGAAGCTGAATCAGTCGTCGACAAAGGGCGACGAGTCCATGTCCTTTATTTCCAAGTCTGTGCTCGAGGGCATAGTGCAGGGAACGCAGTACGAGACATGCGAAGAGCTTAGGAATCGCTCCATACTCGATCCCGTGAACTGGGAGTCCCAGGCCTTTGCGGATTTCGAGAGGGATAACCAGGAGAGAGACAACTTCCCCAGCAAGGGCGAATTTTATGGCCTGCCGGATAAGGTAAAGAGGATGATATTAGAGCACAAAGGCATCAAGAGTTTATACG AATGGCAGGACGAGTGCCTGAATCTACCTGCTATCAGGCAGCGAAAAAATTTGATCTACGCGCTGCCCACGAGCGGAGGAAAAACCCTTGTGGCCGAGATTCTAATGCTGCGCGAGCTGCTCTGTCGCGAACGCAATGTTCTGTTCATCCTGCCATATGTGTCGATTGTCCAGGAGAAGGTCAGCGCCATGTCGCCGTTTGCCATCGACCTGGACTTTATTGTGGAGGAGTACACGGCGGGAAAGGGCAAATGTCCGCCGCAGCCACGCCGCAAGAGGCGCAGCCTTTTTATTGCTTCAATTGAAAAGGGAGCTGTGCTCATGGACAGCCTGATAGATGTGCAGCGGCCCCATGAGATCGGACTGGTAGTGGTGGACGAGCTGCATTTGATAGGCGAACGGGGACGCGGAGCCACCTTGGAGGCCTTTCTAACCAAGGTGATGTTTCTGAATG CAAATATTCAAATTGTCGGAATGAGTGCCACGATAGGCAATCTCAGTGAAATATCCTCGTTTCTCAATGCAGATGTCTACACACGAGGTTTTCGGCCAGTTGAACTGAAGGAGTACATCAAGTGTGGCTCGGACTTGTTAGAAATCAATGCGGCTGGTCAAACGCTGGACGAGATCTTTGTACCCAGTCGCAGCGTCAACTATCCG TACAGCGAAGCTGTGAAGAAAGCTGATCCCGATCACCTGGCGGGCTTGATCAGCGAATGCGCCCCGGAGCATTGTTGCTTGGTATTTTGTCCCAGCCGCAAGAACTGCGAGAATGTGGCTCTCCTGCTCAGCCGCATTGTGCCCAAGCAAAAGTTTTTCGATCATCGACGCAGCGAAAAAATCGATCTGATGGATGCCCTGGACAAGATGTGTGGGATCCTCAGTCCAGTTCTGGCCAAGACATTGCCCTACGGCATCGCCTATCATCACTCTGGCCTGACGACCGATGAGAGGAAGTACATCGAGACTGCCTACCGCTTCGGTGTGGTCACTGTCATTTGCTGCACCTCCACACTGGCGGCGGGTGTTAATCTGCCGGCCAAGCGGGTGATCATTCGTGCCCCCTATGTGGGCCAAGAGTTTATGACTCTGTGCAAGTACAAGCAAATGGTGGGTCGCGCTGGACGAGCCGGACTGGGTGAGGCGGGTGAGAGCATTCTGATTGCCCAGAGCAAGGACAACCTGCAGGTCGGCCAAATGCTATTCTCACCCATGGACAAGGCGCTAAGTTCGCTGGATCAGCAGGAAGCGGTGGGACTGCAG tctCTGATTCTCAGCGTGATTGGCCTGAACCTGGCGGAGTGTCGTCGGGATTTGAATCGCCTGGTGAATAGCACTCTATTATCTGTGCAGGCCAGCACCCTGGAGGTGGCCGTGGACGACATAGTGCTTCGCATTTTGCGCGAGATGTTCAAGAACAAGGTGCTCCAGGTGACCGAACCATTGGGCAAATCGAAGATCAACTGTTCGGAGATCATAACCACACAGGATGTAAATCAAACTTCTGCTCGTCCTGCCGGCGATCGGCGCCTACTCATTGGTCAGTCCACCCGATTTAAGCTGACCAACCTGGGGCGAGCTGCCTTCAAGGCAGGCATTGATTACAAGCGGGCCAATGCCATCCACAAGGAACTAAGGCATGCTCAACAGCAGCTCATCCTGACGAACTATAGCCACCTGCTGTACCTAATCGTGTGCTTCAACTCAAACGAACGTGGCGATGAGTTGTTCCCGGCCGATGCCAGCATTCTGTTTCAAGTTTACACCTCGCTTCCGCCTGAGTCGCAGGCTCTGTTTAAGCAGCTGGGATTCACAGAAGCCCATGCAGCCAGACTGTTCAAGAAGCAGTCGGTCCAGGGCCCACTGTCCCTGCAGCTGAACCGCCTGTACAAGGTGCTCATCCTGTCTGATATTCTGGATCTTCTGCCGCTGCCCAATGTGGCCACTAAATACAACGTTGAGCGCGGAACTCTGCAGCACCTAATAAGCCAATCAATCGCCGCCTCCAGCGCCATTGTTCGACTGtgcgaggagctggaggagttCTGGTGCTACAAGCCCTTGTTCGAGCGTATCCTTCACAAAATGGACCGATGTGGCACCTTGGAACTGGAGCCGCTAATGGAGCTGCCAGGCGTTAAAATT AATCGCGCCAAGCAATTGTATGCCGCAGGATTCAAAAGCATTGAGGACCTGGCCAGGATAAGACCCATGCTGCTGGTGCAATCAGTGGAGCATATGCCTCTCAGGGTGGCCACGGAAATAGTCTCTGCAGCTAAG ataattttaatgaaaaagcTTGACCATTTGGAGGAGGAAACTGAGAATCTGAAGGTCTGCCTGCAATCCTCCAGCAAAGATTAG
- the LOC108070600 gene encoding nucleolar protein dao-5 encodes MRRAKGWLLMTATVLLLSLLASTDAALPFKKVSIAKTPASTSSTTTSTSTTTEAAAAAEEEELEEEQSVPTSEGGDSNKSDNGTLSKNSKLTGIPQIDYIWDPNLPRELRGYNLSTYPFLSTVPPMDEIHFKCEGLHDGFYASIEYKCQIYHHCVYGIRHDFLCANFTAFDQRTFICHFASDVDCEGSQKYWNRNDELYMATTTTSTSTTTTPPPPTQPSAPRRRPQRPQRPLRRPYNRRPIDDYYYEEQDQYEDDYYEERPIRRQKQRPRPRKPPVELDYDDEYDEKRAEAEKPNRRNRNRYRDEEETLEEDYDERPNKRQRGKSTSGPAGRKVSPRKPGRVDERRSFNDDRPLGRRRVEKQRTTPSSALDELDEYEKPYGGVDQEEAAEEQTPQKVKTTPKPLSEFITPKAAAASVYARPRAPPRIARPVPINEKKKYSYPVQKGTATTPAPSSSGQEEEDYPEEQAEEDYEQPPARNTPRRRTPAPRAEQKPTRTTLRKPVTDKKPLEDDYYEPAEHQEPVRKRKRPLAPRSRAPAADVDFEDEDYEESPAPVSTAAPARNQRLRAKTTTTTRKPTVPPRPRQPIVEEEEDLEHQEQPVEHVEEEAPAPRTRVNSLNARTAGIGKSQRPSSVRVVKRPFLPSRGGSPYLPRGLQPVGVALKPLPTTDSTPIDMGSTISGVRLLEHGAPLLRGRPDSDEDDDEVEPPPSPSPPRTTLPPRSALPATSKRVEQPRPKLNLDELYENDYDVTLNDALDPTLKPLSPQHPHTNTHPHPHQLPYQQQQQQQQRQYASAYNPFAYQPAAYQSPTSASASASAPASAPASASQSQPANYHSDSYFSSTDIRRRAIVPAQAARPHRLEYAAAGGAGGGGGATGVSRSYQPAAAAGGRIAQHFYDDFAY; translated from the exons ATGAGAAGAGCCAAAGGCTGGCTGTTAATGACAGCAACAG TGCTGCTACTGAGCCTGTTGGCCTCCACAGATGCCGCCCTGCCCTTCAAGAAGGTATCCATTGCCAAGACACCCGCctccaccagcagcaccacaaCCAGCACATCAACGACAACAGAGGCCGCCGCAGCTGCCGAGGAAGAGGaactggaggaggagcagtcAGTGCCCACCAGCGAGGGCGGTGACAGCAACAAG TCGGACAATGGCACTCTGTCGAAGAACTCCAAGCTGACAGGCATCCCACAAATCGATTACATCTGGGATCCCAATCTGCCCAGGGAGCTGAGGGG CTACAACCTATCCACTTATCCCTTCCTGTCCACCGTGCCACCCATGGACGAGATCCACTTTAAGTGCGAGGGCCTGCACGACGGCTTCTATGCCTCCATCGAGTACAAGTGCCAG ATCTACCACCACTGTGTCTACGGCATCAGGCACGACTTTCTGTGCGCCAACTTCACGGCCTTCGATCAGCGCACCTTCATCTGCCACTTTGCCTCCGACGTGGACTGCGAGGGATCCCAGAAATACTGGAACAG AAACGATGAGCTGTACatggccaccaccaccacatcCACGAGCACCACAACTACGCCACCGCCACCCACCCAGCCCTCGGCACCGCGTCGTCGGCCCCAGAGACCGCAGCGTCCACTGAGGCGACCCTACAACCGCCGACCCATCGACGACTACTACTACGAGGAGCAGGATCAGTACGAGGATGACTACTACGAAGAGCGTCCCATAAGGCGGCAAAAGCAGCGACCGCGTCCGAGAAAGCCTCCAGTGGAGTTGGATTACGACGATGAGTACGACGAGAAGCGAGCGGAGGCGGAGAAGCCAAACAGACGCAACAGAAACCGCTACCGGGATGAGGAGGAGACCCTGGAGGAGGACTACGATGAGCGACCCAACAAGAGGCAAAGAGGTAAATCCACTTCAGGACCAGCGGGACGCAAGGTGTCTCCTAGGAAGCCAGGACGCGTGGACGAGCGACGCAGCTTCAATGACGATAGGCCGCTGGGAAGGAGGCGCGTTGAGAAGCAGAGAACCACCCCATCGTCCGCTTTGGATGAGCTGGATGAGTACGAGAAGCCATACGGAGGGGTAGATCAAGAGGAAGCGGCCGAAGAGCAGACACCCCAGAAGGTGAAGACAACCCCGAAGCCACTGAGTGAATTCATCACGCCTAAGGCGGCAGCTGCCTCCGTTTATGCCCGTCCGCGGGCTCCTCCCAGGATAGCGCGTCCCGTTCCCATCAACGAGAAGAAAAAGTACTCATATCCAGTGCAAAAGGGCACAGCCACCACCCCAGCCCCATCCAGCAGTGGCCAAGAGGAGGAGGATTACCCCGAGGAGCAGGCGGAGGAGGACTACGAGCAACCGCCAGCCAGGAACACACCCAGGAGACGGACTCCAGCACCGCGTGCGGAGCAGAAGCCCACGAGAACCACTCTGCGGAAGCCCGTGACCGATAAGAAGCCGTTGGAGGACGATTACTATGAGCCCGCGGAGCATCAGGAGCCGGTGAGGAAGCGCAAGCGTCCCTTGGCTCCCAGATCCCGTGCCCCAGCAGCAGATGTGGACTTCGAGGACGAGGACTACGAGGAGAGTCCAGCGCCTGTCTCCACAGCCGCTCCAGCGAGAAATCAAAGACTGAGGGCTAAGACCACTACCACCACCAGGAAGCCAACGGTGCCACCCCGTCCTCGTCAGCCGATCGTGGAGGAGGAAGAAGACTTGGAACACCAGGAGCAGCCAGTGGAGCATGTCGAGGAGGAGGCACCGGCGCCCAGAACGAGAGTAAACTCACTCAACGCGCGAACGGCGGGCATTGGAAAGTCGCAGCGTCCCTCATCGGTACGTGTGGTCAAGCGACCCTTCCTGCCCTCCAGGGGCGGAAGTCCCTATCTGCCCCGTGGCCTTCAGCCGGTGGGAGTAGCATTGAAACCATTGCCCACCACGGATAGCACGCCCATCGACATGGGCTCCACCATTTCCGGTGTGCGTCTGCTCGAGCACGGTGCTCCCTTGCTGAGGGGACGGCCCGACAGCGACGAAGATGACGACGAGGTGGAGCCACCTCCGTCTCCCAGTCCGCCAAGGACCACTCTCCCGCCGCGCAGTGCTCTGCCGGCTACGTCCAAGCGAGTGGAGCAACCGCGTCCCAAGCTAAATCTCGACGAGCTTTACGAGAATGACTACGATGTGACGCTGAACGATGCTCTCGACCCCACTCTGAAACCGCTCTCGCCCCAGCATCCGCATACCAATACGCATCCACATCCGCATCAGCTTCcataccagcagcagcagcagcaacagcagcggcagtaTGCCAGTGCATACAATCCATTCGCCTATCAGCCAGCAGCGTATCAATCACCAACATCCGCTTCAGCTTCAGCATCCGCACCTGCATCCGCACCCGCATCCGCATCTCAATCGCAGCCAGCGAACTATCATAGTGATTCCTATTTCTCGTCGACAGATATACGCCGGCGGGCTATTGTCCCGGCGCAAGCCGCGCGTCCACATCGACTCGAATACGCTGCTGCCGGAGGagcaggcggcggcggaggagcaACCGGAGTGAGCCGGAGTTACcagccggcggcggcggcgggcgGACGGATTGCCCAGCATTTCTACGACGACTTTGCCTACTAA
- the mus301 gene encoding helicase POLQ-like isoform X1, protein MSNQQNKKNVQIICNKRALDLTEELPGRQEENHAKRQCTEGLFWPDSDDESIFSNAKLEDLLSGRKDELFGTQVQTSSNMMQSELPDDGLFGDTSFADTSLKLEPAGTRAAADHDQQIDLSGDADANEVFKKINLNDLSVAEMEDIFHGAEDFSEPLMQNTQLFLDAVAFKVLRTPEKLNQSSTKGDESMSFISKSVLEGIVQGTQYETCEELRNRSILDPVNWESQAFADFERDNQERDNFPSKGEFYGLPDKVKRMILEHKGIKSLYEWQDECLNLPAIRQRKNLIYALPTSGGKTLVAEILMLRELLCRERNVLFILPYVSIVQEKVSAMSPFAIDLDFIVEEYTAGKGKCPPQPRRKRRSLFIASIEKGAVLMDSLIDVQRPHEIGLVVVDELHLIGERGRGATLEAFLTKVMFLNANIQIVGMSATIGNLSEISSFLNADVYTRGFRPVELKEYIKCGSDLLEINAAGQTLDEIFVPSRSVNYPYSEAVKKADPDHLAGLISECAPEHCCLVFCPSRKNCENVALLLSRIVPKQKFFDHRRSEKIDLMDALDKMCGILSPVLAKTLPYGIAYHHSGLTTDERKYIETAYRFGVVTVICCTSTLAAGVNLPAKRVIIRAPYVGQEFMTLCKYKQMVGRAGRAGLGEAGESILIAQSKDNLQVGQMLFSPMDKALSSLDQQEAVGLQSLILSVIGLNLAECRRDLNRLVNSTLLSVQASTLEVAVDDIVLRILREMFKNKVLQVTEPLGKSKINCSEIITTQDVNQTSARPAGDRRLLIGQSTRFKLTNLGRAAFKAGIDYKRANAIHKELRHAQQQLILTNYSHLLYLIVCFNSNERGDELFPADASILFQVYTSLPPESQALFKQLGFTEAHAARLFKKQSVQGPLSLQLNRLYKVLILSDILDLLPLPNVATKYNVERGTLQHLISQSIAASSAIVRLCEELEEFWCYKPLFERILHKMDRCGTLELEPLMELPGVKINRAKQLYAAGFKSIEDLARIRPMLLVQSVEHMPLRVATEIVSAAKIILMKKLDHLEEETENLKVCLQSSSKD, encoded by the exons ATGTCGAatcagcaaaataaaaaaaatgtccaaatcATTTGCAATAAAAGGGCTTTAGACTTGACCGAAGAACTCCCTGGAAGACAAGAGGAAAACCATGCCAAGCGCCAGTGCACGGAGGGCCTCTTCTGGCCGGACAGCGACGATGAGAGCATCTTTTCCAACGCAAAGCTGGAGGATTTGCTCAGCGGGCGAAAAGATGAGCTCTTCGGGACGCAGGTACAGACAAGCAGCAACATGATGCAGAGCGAGCTGCCGGATGACGGGCTTTTTGGCGACACATCCTTCGCCGACACATCATTGAAGCTGGAACCCGCGGGTACCCGGGCTGCAGCGGACCATGATCAGCAAATTGATCTGTCCGGCGATGCGGACGCCAATGAGGTGTTTAAGAAAATCAACCTAAACGACCTGAGCGTTGCCGAAATGGAGGACATATTCCACGGAGCCGAAGACTTCAGTGAGCCGCTGATGCAAAACACGCAACTTTTCCTGGACGCAGTGGCTTTCAAGGTGCTCCGAACGCCGGAGAAGCTGAATCAGTCGTCGACAAAGGGCGACGAGTCCATGTCCTTTATTTCCAAGTCTGTGCTCGAGGGCATAGTGCAGGGAACGCAGTACGAGACATGCGAAGAGCTTAGGAATCGCTCCATACTCGATCCCGTGAACTGGGAGTCCCAGGCCTTTGCGGATTTCGAGAGGGATAACCAGGAGAGAGACAACTTCCCCAGCAAGGGCGAATTTTATGGCCTGCCGGATAAGGTAAAGAGGATGATATTAGAGCACAAAGGCATCAAGAGTTTATACG AATGGCAGGACGAGTGCCTGAATCTACCTGCTATCAGGCAGCGAAAAAATTTGATCTACGCGCTGCCCACGAGCGGAGGAAAAACCCTTGTGGCCGAGATTCTAATGCTGCGCGAGCTGCTCTGTCGCGAACGCAATGTTCTGTTCATCCTGCCATATGTGTCGATTGTCCAGGAGAAGGTCAGCGCCATGTCGCCGTTTGCCATCGACCTGGACTTTATTGTGGAGGAGTACACGGCGGGAAAGGGCAAATGTCCGCCGCAGCCACGCCGCAAGAGGCGCAGCCTTTTTATTGCTTCAATTGAAAAGGGAGCTGTGCTCATGGACAGCCTGATAGATGTGCAGCGGCCCCATGAGATCGGACTGGTAGTGGTGGACGAGCTGCATTTGATAGGCGAACGGGGACGCGGAGCCACCTTGGAGGCCTTTCTAACCAAGGTGATGTTTCTGAATG CAAATATTCAAATTGTCGGAATGAGTGCCACGATAGGCAATCTCAGTGAAATATCCTCGTTTCTCAATGCAGATGTCTACACACGAGGTTTTCGGCCAGTTGAACTGAAGGAGTACATCAAGTGTGGCTCGGACTTGTTAGAAATCAATGCGGCTGGTCAAACGCTGGACGAGATCTTTGTACCCAGTCGCAGCGTCAACTATCCG TACAGCGAAGCTGTGAAGAAAGCTGATCCCGATCACCTGGCGGGCTTGATCAGCGAATGCGCCCCGGAGCATTGTTGCTTGGTATTTTGTCCCAGCCGCAAGAACTGCGAGAATGTGGCTCTCCTGCTCAGCCGCATTGTGCCCAAGCAAAAGTTTTTCGATCATCGACGCAGCGAAAAAATCGATCTGATGGATGCCCTGGACAAGATGTGTGGGATCCTCAGTCCAGTTCTGGCCAAGACATTGCCCTACGGCATCGCCTATCATCACTCTGGCCTGACGACCGATGAGAGGAAGTACATCGAGACTGCCTACCGCTTCGGTGTGGTCACTGTCATTTGCTGCACCTCCACACTGGCGGCGGGTGTTAATCTGCCGGCCAAGCGGGTGATCATTCGTGCCCCCTATGTGGGCCAAGAGTTTATGACTCTGTGCAAGTACAAGCAAATGGTGGGTCGCGCTGGACGAGCCGGACTGGGTGAGGCGGGTGAGAGCATTCTGATTGCCCAGAGCAAGGACAACCTGCAGGTCGGCCAAATGCTATTCTCACCCATGGACAAGGCGCTAAGTTCGCTGGATCAGCAGGAAGCGGTGGGACTGCAG tctCTGATTCTCAGCGTGATTGGCCTGAACCTGGCGGAGTGTCGTCGGGATTTGAATCGCCTGGTGAATAGCACTCTATTATCTGTGCAGGCCAGCACCCTGGAGGTGGCCGTGGACGACATAGTGCTTCGCATTTTGCGCGAGATGTTCAAGAACAAGGTGCTCCAGGTGACCGAACCATTGGGCAAATCGAAGATCAACTGTTCGGAGATCATAACCACACAGGATGTAAATCAAACTTCTGCTCGTCCTGCCGGCGATCGGCGCCTACTCATTGGTCAGTCCACCCGATTTAAGCTGACCAACCTGGGGCGAGCTGCCTTCAAGGCAGGCATTGATTACAAGCGGGCCAATGCCATCCACAAGGAACTAAGGCATGCTCAACAGCAGCTCATCCTGACGAACTATAGCCACCTGCTGTACCTAATCGTGTGCTTCAACTCAAACGAACGTGGCGATGAGTTGTTCCCGGCCGATGCCAGCATTCTGTTTCAAGTTTACACCTCGCTTCCGCCTGAGTCGCAGGCTCTGTTTAAGCAGCTGGGATTCACAGAAGCCCATGCAGCCAGACTGTTCAAGAAGCAGTCGGTCCAGGGCCCACTGTCCCTGCAGCTGAACCGCCTGTACAAGGTGCTCATCCTGTCTGATATTCTGGATCTTCTGCCGCTGCCCAATGTGGCCACTAAATACAACGTTGAGCGCGGAACTCTGCAGCACCTAATAAGCCAATCAATCGCCGCCTCCAGCGCCATTGTTCGACTGtgcgaggagctggaggagttCTGGTGCTACAAGCCCTTGTTCGAGCGTATCCTTCACAAAATGGACCGATGTGGCACCTTGGAACTGGAGCCGCTAATGGAGCTGCCAGGCGTTAAAATT AATCGCGCCAAGCAATTGTATGCCGCAGGATTCAAAAGCATTGAGGACCTGGCCAGGATAAGACCCATGCTGCTGGTGCAATCAGTGGAGCATATGCCTCTCAGGGTGGCCACGGAAATAGTCTCTGCAGCTAAG ataattttaatgaaaaagcTTGACCATTTGGAGGAGGAAACTGAGAATCTGAAGGTCTGCCTGCAATCCTCCAGCAAAGATTAG